A window from Chryseobacterium vaccae encodes these proteins:
- a CDS encoding DUF2062 domain-containing protein translates to MTLPEVQNVISEKKICILIPTYNNEKTLKRVIDGVLDYTENIIAVNDGSTDATPDILAQYPHITVITLAENQGKGNGLKTGFRKAKELGYHYAITIDSDGQHYPDDIPVFVETLLQEKEDVLLIGNRNMSQDGIPKKSSFGNRFSNFWFWFETGIKLEDTQSGYRLYPLLKIPKKYFTPKFEFEIEIIVRTAWRHVPVKNVPIKVLYDPAERVSHFRPLKDFTRISILNTILVIITLFYIIPRNFVNNFKKKSFKRFIKEDVLESDGSNRIKAFSIALGVFIGLSPFWGFQTLLVISLSVLFKLNKVLAFVSSNVSLPPFIPFIIAASLFLGAPFVQGDSNILGQDLNFELVKNNLLQYVIGSFILSTALSSISGIAVFLFLNKLNPEND, encoded by the coding sequence ATGACCCTTCCTGAAGTACAGAATGTAATCTCCGAAAAAAAGATTTGCATTTTAATACCTACCTACAATAATGAAAAAACTCTGAAAAGAGTGATAGACGGTGTTTTAGATTACACTGAAAATATTATTGCGGTAAATGACGGCTCTACAGATGCTACACCTGATATTCTGGCCCAATATCCACATATTACGGTTATTACGCTGGCAGAGAACCAGGGAAAAGGAAATGGTCTGAAAACCGGCTTTAGAAAAGCTAAAGAACTCGGCTATCATTATGCCATAACGATTGATTCAGATGGACAGCATTATCCGGATGATATTCCTGTTTTTGTAGAGACTCTTCTTCAGGAAAAAGAGGATGTTCTCCTGATCGGGAACCGTAATATGTCTCAGGATGGAATTCCGAAAAAAAGCAGTTTTGGGAACCGTTTTTCCAATTTCTGGTTCTGGTTCGAAACCGGAATCAAGCTGGAAGATACCCAATCCGGGTACAGATTATATCCCCTTCTTAAAATTCCGAAGAAATATTTCACCCCAAAATTTGAATTTGAGATCGAAATTATTGTAAGGACTGCCTGGAGGCATGTTCCGGTAAAGAACGTTCCGATAAAAGTATTATATGATCCGGCAGAGAGGGTTTCCCACTTCAGGCCGCTCAAAGATTTTACACGAATCAGCATCCTGAACACCATCCTGGTAATCATTACCCTTTTTTATATTATTCCGAGAAACTTCGTGAATAACTTCAAAAAAAAAAGTTTTAAAAGATTCATAAAAGAAGATGTTCTGGAAAGCGACGGAAGCAACCGTATCAAGGCTTTTTCCATTGCGTTGGGGGTCTTCATAGGGCTTTCTCCTTTCTGGGGATTTCAAACCCTTCTGGTGATCAGCCTATCTGTTCTTTTTAAACTGAATAAAGTACTGGCATTTGTGTCTTCCAATGTAAGTCTGCCCCCTTTTATTCCTTTTATCATAGCAGCTTCTCTTTTTTTAGGAGCTCCGTTTGTGCAGGGTGACAGTAATATCCTGGGCCAGGACCTCAATTTCGAACTGGTAAAAAATAATCTGCTGCAATATGTTATCGGAAGTTTTATCCTGAGTACAGCTTTATCTTCTATTTCTGGAATTGCCGTTTTTCTTTTCCTGAATAAACTCAATCCTGAGAATGATTAG
- a CDS encoding SdpI family protein, which yields MISKNIKLLFCIPFVIIICYTVYLFTIYTSVPDIIPIHGYGGKNDGFGSKLFLFAPILLNLAILVFIWRIIRNPEKIKYSFEVKEEDLQKTHNTIQIVLVIIAIFVTIVMSPLSFSDVVYK from the coding sequence ATGATCTCTAAAAATATCAAGCTTCTCTTTTGCATCCCTTTTGTGATCATTATTTGTTACACGGTGTATCTGTTCACTATATACACTTCTGTTCCGGATATTATCCCGATTCATGGATACGGAGGAAAGAATGACGGTTTTGGAAGTAAGCTGTTTCTTTTTGCTCCCATTCTGCTGAATCTGGCTATTCTTGTATTTATCTGGCGAATTATCAGAAATCCGGAAAAGATCAAGTATTCTTTCGAGGTTAAAGAAGAGGATCTGCAGAAAACCCATAATACAATACAGATCGTTCTGGTTATTATCGCAATATTTGTTACCATTGTGATGAGTCCGTTATCATTTTCGGATGTCGTTTATAAATAA
- a CDS encoding LpxL/LpxP family acyltransferase: MNKWKGKSKGTITGYKIFVWCIRNIGIRSSYFVLYFVASYYFLFLNRSNRYIFYYFRKRLNYGYWKAKISVFKSYFTFGKVLIDKTAISAGLREKYTYEFDGIENLRNLLAQKKGGVLISAHIGNFEIAEHFFADIDFDCQINLVTTDQEVTVIKEYLETVAVKKSNIKFIYVKEDMSHIFDINKALSDNELICFTGDRYFEGSKYLEADLLGKSAKFPAGPFLIASRLGVPVVYVYVMKEKNLHYHLYARVAQNIKNRDSQGLLNSYVQNLESMIKKYPLQWFNYFDFWDDMD, encoded by the coding sequence ATGAACAAGTGGAAAGGTAAATCTAAAGGAACCATAACAGGATACAAAATATTCGTCTGGTGTATTAGAAATATCGGAATCAGGAGTTCCTATTTTGTTCTTTATTTTGTTGCTTCCTACTATTTTTTGTTTCTGAACCGAAGCAACCGCTATATCTTTTATTATTTCCGAAAAAGACTTAATTACGGCTATTGGAAGGCCAAAATTTCAGTTTTTAAAAGTTATTTCACCTTTGGAAAGGTTTTGATCGATAAAACAGCTATTTCTGCAGGACTGCGGGAAAAATATACTTATGAATTTGACGGGATTGAAAATCTGAGAAACCTTCTCGCCCAGAAAAAAGGAGGAGTCCTGATCAGTGCCCACATCGGAAACTTTGAAATTGCAGAACATTTCTTTGCCGATATTGACTTTGACTGCCAGATCAACCTGGTAACCACAGATCAGGAAGTAACCGTTATTAAAGAATATCTTGAAACAGTAGCCGTAAAAAAGAGCAATATCAAATTCATTTACGTAAAAGAGGATATGTCGCATATTTTCGACATCAATAAAGCTTTATCAGACAATGAACTGATCTGTTTTACCGGAGACCGCTATTTTGAAGGTTCCAAATATCTGGAGGCAGATCTGCTGGGGAAAAGTGCAAAATTTCCTGCAGGTCCTTTCCTTATTGCTTCCCGCCTTGGGGTACCTGTAGTCTATGTATATGTGATGAAAGAAAAAAATCTTCATTATCACTTATATGCCAGGGTTGCTCAGAATATTAAAAACCGTGATTCTCAGGGACTTCTTAATTCCTATGTACAGAATCTTGAATCGATGATTAAAAAATATCCGCTTCAGTGGTTCAATTATTTTGATTTTTGGGATGATATGGATTAA
- a CDS encoding C45 family autoproteolytic acyltransferase/hydolase produces the protein MKNYNRLFSGSRRAYFILLFMLASCGVSKSVRHIPEISQYKLETPNVKKINDSTFSFNRNYLTKNKQQLWELYIKGNPLQLGYNNGALTQNLMQHQEEIFFSKVEGFVPSKFKQKLLRGFLKWYNRKMYLNVREDYQAELYGLSQYSSDKYNFIAPKYLRSLYLHGAHDIGHALQDLAMVGCSSLAVWNENTEDGDLLIGRNFDFYVGEDFAKNKLIEFVEPENGIPYISVSWPGMTGVVSGMNKEGITVTINAGKSKIPLTAKTPISFVTREILQYAKNIDEAIAIAKKRKVFVSESILVGSAHDKNAVIIEVSPKNFGVYKVQNTSQLICTNHFQSDAYREDKRNQKHIAESHSEYRYEKLQELLQENKKLNPEKMAAILRDRSGLKHEKIGYGNEKALNQLLAHHAVIFSPEKKLVWVSSNPYQLGEFVCYDLNEIFSDKNTAESLKARTGLNIARDPFADSEDFEKYEQYKLMSTEVNNAADIEDIVLTEDFIPYYESLNPDFWLVYYQSGKYYFNKKEYSKAKTAFETALTKEITTVPDRKNVEKYLKKTLKKLK, from the coding sequence ATGAAAAACTATAACAGGCTGTTTTCCGGAAGCAGGAGAGCTTATTTTATCCTTCTTTTTATGCTCGCTTCCTGCGGGGTTTCAAAATCTGTCCGTCATATTCCGGAGATCAGTCAATATAAGTTGGAAACTCCGAATGTTAAAAAGATTAATGATTCAACATTCAGCTTCAACAGGAATTATTTAACAAAAAACAAACAGCAGCTGTGGGAATTGTATATCAAAGGCAATCCTCTGCAGCTTGGATATAACAACGGTGCCCTTACCCAGAACCTGATGCAGCATCAGGAAGAGATCTTCTTTTCCAAAGTGGAGGGATTTGTACCGTCAAAATTTAAGCAGAAACTGCTGCGTGGATTTCTTAAATGGTACAACCGGAAGATGTACCTCAATGTAAGAGAAGATTACCAGGCAGAACTATACGGTTTATCTCAATATTCATCTGATAAATACAATTTTATTGCTCCAAAATACCTGAGAAGCCTCTATCTTCACGGAGCCCATGACATTGGCCATGCCTTGCAGGATCTTGCTATGGTTGGCTGTTCTTCGCTTGCTGTATGGAATGAAAATACAGAAGACGGAGACCTTCTCATCGGAAGGAATTTTGATTTCTATGTTGGAGAAGATTTTGCTAAAAATAAGCTGATAGAATTTGTAGAGCCTGAAAACGGAATTCCCTACATATCTGTAAGCTGGCCGGGAATGACGGGGGTTGTTTCCGGGATGAACAAAGAAGGCATTACCGTGACGATCAATGCCGGAAAATCTAAAATTCCGCTGACCGCTAAAACTCCGATTTCCTTTGTGACAAGAGAAATTCTTCAGTATGCAAAAAATATTGATGAAGCTATTGCCATCGCTAAAAAAAGAAAAGTATTTGTATCCGAATCTATTTTGGTAGGTAGTGCTCATGATAAGAATGCAGTGATTATTGAAGTTTCACCGAAAAATTTCGGTGTGTATAAAGTACAGAATACAAGCCAGCTTATTTGTACCAACCACTTCCAGTCTGATGCTTATAGAGAAGATAAGAGGAATCAGAAACATATTGCGGAAAGTCATTCCGAGTACCGCTATGAAAAATTGCAGGAATTGTTGCAGGAAAATAAAAAGCTGAACCCTGAAAAAATGGCGGCTATTTTAAGAGACCGTTCCGGATTGAAGCATGAGAAAATAGGCTATGGAAACGAAAAAGCGCTTAACCAGCTGCTCGCTCATCATGCCGTGATCTTTTCGCCGGAGAAAAAACTGGTGTGGGTTTCTTCAAATCCTTATCAGCTGGGAGAATTTGTCTGCTATGATCTTAATGAGATCTTTTCAGACAAAAATACTGCGGAAAGCCTGAAAGCAAGAACCGGACTAAACATCGCCAGAGATCCGTTTGCAGATTCTGAAGACTTTGAAAAATATGAACAGTATAAATTGATGAGTACCGAGGTTAATAATGCTGCCGACATTGAAGATATAGTGCTTACAGAAGATTTCATCCCTTACTATGAATCTCTGAATCCCGATTTTTGGCTTGTATATTATCAGTCAGGAAAATATTACTTCAATAAAAAAGAATATTCAAAAGCTAAAACTGCCTTTGAAACAGCCCTTACCAAAGAAATTACTACAGTTCCGGACCGGAAAAATGTAGAAAAATACCTGAAGAAAACGCTAAAAAAATTAAAATGA
- a CDS encoding phosphopantetheine-binding protein, protein MEREKIVAIVNDFLVNEFEVDGDEISNDANLKSTLGLDSLDYIDMVVIIESNFGVKLGEADFKKMITFDDFYTTIENKIAEKNA, encoded by the coding sequence ATGGAAAGGGAAAAAATTGTTGCCATCGTTAATGATTTCTTAGTAAACGAATTCGAAGTGGATGGTGATGAGATCAGCAATGATGCCAATCTTAAAAGCACTCTGGGCTTAGACAGTCTGGATTATATAGATATGGTGGTAATCATTGAATCTAATTTCGGGGTGAAATTAGGAGAAGCAGACTTTAAGAAAATGATCACGTTTGACGATTTTTATACAACTATTGAAAATAAGATCGCAGAAAAAAACGCCTAA
- a CDS encoding hotdog family protein, with amino-acid sequence MQTLLTDFYTLESYEKGENGSFTAHISLHKEHDIFKGHFPGNPVTPGVCMMQIVKELAEKFTGSELFLKTASNVKFMAIINPFETPDLKLQLDITEDETDVKVKNITSFGETIALKMTVSYKKLMS; translated from the coding sequence ATGCAGACGCTACTTACAGACTTTTATACTTTAGAATCCTATGAAAAAGGGGAAAACGGAAGTTTTACAGCCCATATCAGCCTGCACAAGGAACATGATATTTTCAAAGGGCATTTTCCGGGAAATCCGGTGACTCCGGGAGTCTGTATGATGCAGATCGTAAAGGAACTGGCTGAAAAATTCACCGGCTCAGAATTATTTTTAAAAACGGCGTCGAATGTAAAGTTCATGGCAATTATCAATCCTTTTGAGACACCGGATCTGAAGCTGCAGCTGGATATTACCGAAGACGAAACAGATGTTAAAGTAAAAAACATCACCTCTTTTGGCGAGACTATTGCATTAAAAATGACGGTAAGCTATAAAAAATTAATGTCATGA
- a CDS encoding phytoene desaturase family protein: MKKEYDILVIGSGLGGLVSALILAKEGLKVCVLEKNNQYGGNLQTFSRDKLIFDTGVHYLGGLSKGQNLHQFFSYLEIMDELELHQMDEDGYDKISFEDENIEYPHAQGYENFIEQLTAYFPGEKQNLENYCEEIQYVCGQFPRYHVVGKDNYNEEILHLNTKRFIESVTQNKKLQAVLLGSNFLYAGDSENIPFYVHALTVNSYIQSAYKCVKGGSQISKLLIRKLRQYGAEVHKHSEVSEFIFNENDVLTSVKTSDGKEYTAKKFISNIEIRSAIKLIGEERLKKSFLNRVLSWKPVSSCFSVYLVLKPHSVPNFNYNLYHYQSEEQVWNAYQYTKENWPVTYMLSSTPSKHHPEYAESLTAISYMDFEEVRIWETTVNTVAEEHERGAAYEKFKLEKAERMIEALEKKIPGLRNSIKSVYTSSPLSYRDYIGSLEGNMYGYMKSSDNPLKTMVSPRTKIDNLFLTGQSVNMHGILGVTIGAFNTCAEILGKEHIDARLTQMIKNNEKL, translated from the coding sequence TTGAAAAAAGAATACGACATACTTGTGATCGGCAGCGGATTGGGAGGCCTTGTTTCGGCTCTTATTTTGGCGAAAGAAGGCCTGAAAGTATGCGTTCTGGAGAAAAATAACCAATACGGCGGAAATCTGCAGACCTTTTCAAGGGATAAGCTGATTTTTGATACTGGAGTTCACTATCTGGGAGGGCTTTCAAAAGGACAGAATCTCCATCAGTTTTTCTCTTATCTTGAGATCATGGATGAGCTGGAACTTCATCAAATGGATGAAGACGGTTATGATAAAATAAGTTTTGAAGATGAGAATATTGAATATCCTCACGCACAGGGATATGAAAACTTCATTGAACAGCTCACCGCTTATTTTCCCGGAGAAAAGCAAAACCTGGAAAACTACTGCGAAGAAATTCAGTATGTCTGCGGACAGTTTCCAAGATATCATGTCGTAGGAAAAGATAATTATAATGAAGAGATCCTGCATCTCAACACCAAAAGATTTATAGAATCCGTTACCCAGAATAAAAAGCTACAGGCTGTATTGCTGGGATCTAATTTTCTATACGCCGGAGATTCTGAAAATATACCGTTCTATGTACACGCACTAACTGTAAACTCTTATATTCAGAGCGCATACAAATGCGTAAAAGGAGGAAGCCAGATTTCAAAACTGCTCATCAGGAAGCTTCGGCAATATGGAGCAGAAGTTCATAAACATTCCGAGGTTTCTGAATTCATTTTTAATGAAAATGATGTTTTAACTTCCGTAAAAACCAGTGACGGAAAAGAATATACAGCGAAAAAATTTATTTCCAATATAGAAATCCGTTCAGCAATAAAACTCATCGGAGAGGAAAGGCTGAAAAAGTCTTTTTTGAACAGAGTACTAAGCTGGAAACCCGTTTCTTCATGCTTCAGTGTCTATCTGGTTTTGAAACCACATTCAGTTCCGAACTTCAATTATAACCTGTACCACTATCAATCGGAAGAACAGGTGTGGAATGCTTATCAGTATACCAAGGAAAATTGGCCCGTAACCTATATGCTTTCTTCCACTCCGTCCAAGCATCATCCGGAATATGCAGAAAGCCTCACGGCCATTTCCTATATGGATTTCGAAGAAGTGAGAATCTGGGAGACAACAGTCAATACTGTTGCAGAGGAACACGAACGGGGGGCGGCTTATGAAAAATTCAAGCTGGAAAAAGCGGAAAGAATGATTGAAGCTCTGGAAAAGAAAATTCCGGGACTAAGAAATTCTATTAAAAGTGTTTATACTTCATCACCGCTTTCTTACCGGGATTATATCGGCAGTTTAGAGGGAAATATGTATGGATATATGAAGAGTTCGGATAACCCTTTAAAGACAATGGTTTCACCAAGAACGAAGATTGATAACCTGTTTCTTACCGGACAGTCTGTGAATATGCACGGAATTCTCGGGGTAACGATAGGCGCTTTTAATACCTGTGCGGAAATCTTAGGAAAAGAACATATTGATGCCCGCCTGACCCAAATGATCAAGAATAATGAAAAACTATAA
- a CDS encoding alpha/beta hydrolase, producing MKKTFILFLILVSLVSFAQERKDLGNTFIKTLLVDKNTEKAHASFDASIAGEIPVTDLKSVVDQILGNLGAFKNVVEVNQENDKYYYYSEFEKSKLDILITFNEQNKIIGFLLVPHKIFDKADDKTALKIKSGDIELKGTLLVPEQNSKKKLVVFVHGSGPQDRDEAIGDNRPFKDIADDLFKNGIASYRYDKRTNSNPETFSEQSTAADETINDAVNVVNYFKTNADYKDYQIIVLGHSLGAYLMPRIAGKAKASKYIFMAGNARPMQDLILDQYEYIHKVNPAGLPQTEVENIKKQVAFLNSGKFTADTPSSELPLGLSGAYWKYLQTYKPLDEVKTIQSPMFFAQGGRDYQVTEKDFSLWKNALKNDKTAVFKWYPSLSHIFIKGTGTPSPKDYGIKGNVDQEFLNDLIQFILK from the coding sequence ATGAAAAAAACATTCATCTTATTTTTGATTTTAGTATCATTAGTCTCATTTGCCCAGGAGAGGAAAGATCTGGGAAATACTTTTATTAAAACCCTTCTGGTGGATAAAAATACAGAAAAGGCCCATGCCTCTTTTGATGCTTCCATAGCGGGAGAGATTCCTGTAACAGACCTTAAAAGTGTTGTAGATCAGATTTTAGGTAATCTGGGAGCATTTAAAAATGTTGTGGAAGTTAATCAGGAAAATGATAAATACTACTATTATTCAGAATTTGAAAAATCAAAACTGGATATCCTGATCACCTTTAATGAGCAGAACAAGATCATCGGTTTCCTGTTGGTGCCTCATAAGATTTTTGATAAAGCGGATGATAAAACCGCTTTGAAAATTAAAAGCGGAGATATTGAGTTAAAAGGAACACTGCTGGTGCCTGAACAGAATTCAAAGAAGAAGTTGGTTGTTTTTGTTCACGGCTCTGGGCCTCAGGATAGGGATGAAGCGATTGGAGATAACAGGCCTTTTAAAGATATAGCTGACGATCTTTTCAAAAATGGAATAGCTTCATACCGTTATGATAAGCGTACCAATTCTAATCCGGAAACCTTCAGCGAACAGTCTACAGCAGCGGATGAAACTATTAATGATGCTGTCAATGTGGTAAACTATTTTAAAACTAACGCAGATTATAAAGATTACCAGATTATTGTTCTGGGACATAGTCTGGGTGCTTATCTGATGCCGAGAATAGCCGGGAAAGCCAAAGCTTCAAAATATATTTTTATGGCAGGAAATGCAAGACCTATGCAGGATCTGATCCTGGATCAGTATGAGTATATTCATAAAGTAAATCCTGCCGGACTGCCGCAGACAGAAGTGGAAAATATCAAAAAGCAGGTAGCATTTTTGAATTCGGGGAAATTTACTGCAGATACACCATCGTCTGAACTTCCCTTAGGTCTTTCGGGTGCTTACTGGAAATATTTACAGACTTATAAACCGCTTGATGAGGTAAAGACGATCCAATCACCGATGTTCTTTGCTCAGGGAGGCAGAGACTATCAGGTTACGGAAAAAGATTTCAGTCTTTGGAAAAATGCTCTTAAAAATGATAAAACAGCTGTTTTCAAATGGTATCCGTCCCTAAGCCACATATTTATCAAAGGTACCGGAACTCCTTCTCCAAAAGACTACGGAATTAAAGGAAATGTGGATCAGGAATTTTTAAATGATCTTATACAGTTTATTTTAAAATAA
- a CDS encoding porin family protein yields MKKLIILSFVLISALSFAQVTFSPGIRAGANFSHFSNTEQYNYYYAEEFPNAAKPYLDFKTKTDFYIGFLGNIRFTKFYALQPEINYSRQGAKIDTNVNNWNGTKLSVSYLGFQLVNKFYFNKFNVHAGPTVEFVLDNKNFEPQNKVDLGITAGAGYDITPNLGIEARVKKGFIPVEGYNNNHYNVVFQTGLYYTFNLKK; encoded by the coding sequence ATGAAAAAACTTATTATTTTATCATTCGTACTGATATCAGCCTTGTCTTTTGCACAGGTTACTTTCAGCCCGGGAATCAGAGCAGGTGCTAATTTTTCACATTTTTCCAACACTGAGCAGTATAACTATTATTATGCAGAAGAGTTTCCCAATGCGGCCAAACCTTATCTGGATTTTAAAACGAAAACCGATTTTTATATCGGATTTTTAGGAAACATCCGTTTTACAAAATTTTATGCGCTTCAGCCTGAAATTAATTATTCCAGACAGGGTGCCAAAATAGATACCAATGTGAATAACTGGAACGGAACAAAACTTTCTGTATCGTATTTAGGATTTCAGCTTGTCAATAAGTTTTATTTCAATAAGTTTAATGTCCATGCAGGCCCAACTGTGGAATTTGTACTTGACAATAAGAATTTTGAACCTCAAAATAAAGTCGATCTTGGGATAACTGCTGGTGCAGGATATGATATTACGCCCAATCTGGGTATTGAAGCCCGCGTAAAAAAAGGATTTATTCCTGTAGAAGGCTATAATAACAACCACTATAATGTAGTTTTCCAGACCGGACTCTACTATACATTTAATCTGAAAAAATAA